A stretch of Gemmatimonadota bacterium DNA encodes these proteins:
- the rocF gene encoding arginase, with translation MTSVRIIGVPMDLGASRRGVDMGPSAVRYTDLRDRIEKLGIQVADTGNVSVPFREDAAKGAQRGARYLGAITDVCTDIASRTRTALEAGDFPVVLGGDHALAAGSIAGAAAYLARKEQRLGVLWVDAHGDLNTPASSRSGNVHGMPLAALLGHGDKAMTTIAGERAALQASDVALIGLRDLDAAERTHIKKWNLSAFTMRALDERGIRAVLEEAIAVAARDTGGIWVSFDMDVIDPDEAPGVGTAVPGGMTYREAHLAMEMLADSGKLIGLDMVEVNPVLDERNRTAEIACELILSALGRRIL, from the coding sequence ATGACCTCCGTCCGCATCATCGGCGTCCCCATGGACCTCGGCGCCTCGCGCCGCGGCGTGGACATGGGCCCGTCCGCCGTCCGCTACACCGACCTCCGCGACCGCATCGAGAAGCTGGGCATCCAGGTCGCCGACACCGGCAACGTGAGCGTGCCCTTCCGCGAGGACGCGGCGAAGGGGGCGCAGCGCGGCGCCCGCTACCTCGGCGCGATCACCGACGTCTGCACCGACATCGCGTCGCGCACGCGCACCGCGCTCGAGGCGGGCGACTTCCCCGTCGTGCTCGGCGGCGACCATGCGCTCGCCGCCGGCTCCATCGCCGGGGCGGCCGCGTACCTCGCGCGCAAGGAACAGCGCCTGGGCGTGCTCTGGGTCGATGCCCACGGCGACCTCAACACCCCCGCGTCGTCGCGATCGGGCAACGTGCACGGCATGCCGCTCGCGGCCCTGCTCGGCCACGGCGACAAGGCGATGACGACCATCGCCGGCGAGCGCGCGGCGCTGCAGGCGAGCGATGTCGCCCTCATCGGGCTGCGCGACCTCGACGCCGCGGAGCGCACGCACATCAAGAAGTGGAACCTCTCGGCGTTCACGATGCGCGCGCTCGACGAGCGCGGCATCCGGGCCGTGCTCGAGGAGGCGATCGCCGTGGCGGCGCGCGACACCGGCGGCATCTGGGTCTCCTTCGACATGGACGTGATCGATCCCGACGAGGCCCCCGGCGTCGGCACCGCGGTCCCGGGCGGGATGACCTATCGCGAGGCCCACCTCGCGATGGAGATGCTCGCCGACAGCGGCAAGCTCATCGGCCTCGACATGGTCGAGGTGAATCCCGTCCTCGACGAGCGCAACCGCACCGCCGAGATCGCTTGCGAGCTGATCCTGAGCGCCCTCGGCCGCCGCATCCTCTGA
- a CDS encoding PLDc N-terminal domain-containing protein — MLSSLLNGLPGWWPYAAGALIAVANLVASAHVVTRKRDVRSAIGWVGLIWFAPGIGPLLYAAFGLNRIQRRAGQLHRERRRLQLSTPSALSIARTGTDSSVAPELTQLARVGELLSGRPLLRGNQVRVLANGDEAYPAMIEAIDAARRTVALSSYIFGSDAAGTRFVTALAAAVQRGVEVRVLVDGFGARYTWPPVHHALARAGVPVRLFLPRVHEAGLAFFNLRNHRKILTVDGRIGFTGGMNIQARNVHADRPARMVRDLHFRIEGPLVGQMQEAFAEDWAFATREILDGPGWFPALAEIGTTTARVLTDGPDGDLEVTRTVILAAIASARESIRIVTPYFLPDAGLIAALGVAALRGVRVDVVLPSEVNIPVVQWAATAQLWQVLRPGCRVHLTPMPFDHSKVLVVDRKWALVGSSNWDPRSLRLNFELDVELYCSACAAALDDLVGARIASAREVSLEEVDSRTLPVKILHGLARLLSPYL; from the coding sequence ATGCTCTCGTCGCTGCTGAACGGCCTCCCCGGCTGGTGGCCCTATGCGGCCGGTGCGCTCATCGCGGTCGCCAACCTGGTCGCGAGCGCGCATGTGGTCACGCGCAAGCGCGACGTGCGCTCGGCGATCGGGTGGGTCGGCCTCATCTGGTTCGCGCCGGGCATCGGGCCGCTGTTGTACGCCGCGTTCGGGCTCAACCGGATCCAGCGCCGGGCGGGCCAACTGCATCGGGAGCGCCGCCGGTTGCAGCTGTCGACGCCGAGCGCCCTCAGCATCGCCCGCACCGGCACCGACTCGTCGGTGGCTCCCGAGCTGACGCAGCTCGCGCGCGTCGGCGAGCTGCTGTCAGGGCGGCCGCTCCTGCGAGGCAATCAGGTGCGGGTCCTGGCGAATGGTGACGAGGCATACCCGGCGATGATCGAGGCGATCGATGCCGCTCGGCGCACGGTCGCCCTGTCGTCCTACATCTTCGGGTCCGATGCGGCGGGGACGCGGTTCGTCACCGCACTCGCCGCCGCGGTGCAGCGTGGGGTGGAGGTCCGGGTCCTGGTCGACGGGTTCGGGGCGCGGTACACGTGGCCTCCGGTGCACCACGCGCTGGCGCGCGCGGGCGTGCCGGTGCGGCTCTTCCTGCCGCGCGTGCACGAGGCCGGACTCGCCTTCTTCAACCTGCGCAATCACCGGAAGATCCTCACGGTCGACGGTCGCATCGGCTTCACCGGCGGCATGAACATCCAGGCGCGGAACGTCCACGCCGATCGGCCGGCCCGGATGGTGCGCGACCTCCACTTCCGCATCGAGGGGCCCCTCGTCGGGCAGATGCAGGAGGCGTTCGCGGAGGACTGGGCCTTCGCGACGCGCGAGATCCTCGACGGTCCCGGCTGGTTCCCCGCGCTCGCCGAGATCGGGACGACCACTGCGCGCGTCCTCACCGACGGCCCCGACGGCGACCTGGAGGTCACGCGCACGGTGATCCTCGCCGCGATCGCCTCCGCGCGCGAGTCGATCCGCATCGTCACGCCCTACTTCCTGCCCGACGCCGGACTGATCGCGGCCCTGGGCGTCGCCGCGCTCCGCGGCGTGCGCGTGGACGTCGTGCTGCCCTCCGAGGTGAATATCCCGGTCGTGCAGTGGGCGGCGACGGCGCAACTCTGGCAGGTCCTGCGCCCCGGCTGCCGCGTCCATCTCACTCCCATGCCGTTCGACCACAGCAAGGTGCTGGTCGTCGACCGCAAATGGGCGCTCGTCGGCTCGTCCAACTGGGATCCACGCAGCCTGCGCCTCAACTTCGAGCTCGATGTGGAGCTCTACTGCAGCGCGTGCGCCGCGGCGCTCGACGATCTCGTCGGCGCGCGCATCGCGTCGGCACGGGAGGTCTCGCTCGAGGAAGTGGACTCGCGCACGCTCCCGGTGAAGATCCTGCACGGGCTCGCACGGCTGCTCTCGCCGTACCTCTAG
- a CDS encoding XdhC family protein, with product MKQWLESRQVFEAIAARDAAGGGARAALASVIRVRGSAYRHEGAKLVVGADDAITGNVSGGCLEEDVREVARRVIATGVAERRSYCGGGDEIAAWDLGVGCEGEVELLIEPVSARHAGIDAVMRDEEPFVVLTDVAAALEARTGTAHAAAGRVLVGAEARDWMGDSTSRLETRDGREWFVDVLTPPPRLLVVSGGDDARHLARLADAVGFRVVVADRRPGLLARERFPATVRLVETDAARLGERVVLDAESFAVVMTHHFADDTDYLRALLQSPVRYLGVLGPRQRTDRILGILRAEGPLDEARIFGPVGLDIGTDGAEQVALAVVAELLAVRSGRRPRSLRERAAPIHAPGE from the coding sequence GTGAAGCAGTGGCTCGAGTCGCGCCAGGTGTTCGAGGCGATCGCCGCGCGTGACGCCGCTGGCGGCGGCGCGCGCGCGGCGCTCGCCTCGGTCATCCGCGTGCGGGGCTCGGCGTACCGGCACGAGGGCGCGAAGCTCGTCGTGGGGGCGGACGACGCGATCACGGGGAACGTGAGCGGCGGCTGCCTCGAGGAGGACGTGCGCGAGGTGGCCCGACGCGTGATCGCGACCGGTGTCGCCGAGCGACGCTCGTACTGCGGCGGCGGGGACGAGATCGCCGCGTGGGACCTCGGGGTCGGCTGCGAGGGCGAGGTCGAGCTGCTCATCGAGCCCGTCTCCGCGCGCCACGCGGGGATCGACGCGGTGATGCGCGACGAGGAGCCGTTCGTCGTCCTCACCGATGTCGCTGCCGCGCTCGAGGCGCGCACGGGGACCGCGCATGCCGCGGCCGGGCGCGTGCTCGTCGGCGCGGAGGCGCGCGACTGGATGGGTGACAGCACCTCGCGCCTCGAGACGCGCGATGGGCGCGAGTGGTTCGTCGACGTGCTCACGCCGCCACCGCGACTGCTGGTGGTGAGCGGAGGTGACGACGCGCGACATCTCGCGCGTCTCGCCGATGCGGTGGGTTTCCGCGTGGTCGTCGCCGACCGGCGTCCCGGGCTGCTCGCCCGCGAGCGGTTCCCCGCGACCGTGCGCCTCGTGGAGACCGACGCCGCACGCCTCGGCGAGCGCGTGGTGCTCGACGCGGAGAGCTTCGCGGTCGTGATGACGCACCACTTCGCCGACGACACCGACTACCTGCGCGCGCTGCTGCAGAGTCCGGTGCGGTATCTCGGCGTGCTCGGGCCGAGGCAACGCACCGATCGGATCCTCGGCATCCTGCGGGCCGAGGGACCGCTGGACGAGGCGCGGATCTTCGGGCCGGTGGGACTCGACATCGGGACCGATGGCGCCGAGCAGGTCGCGCTCGCGGTGGTGGCGGAGCTGCTCGCGGTGCGGAGCGGACGCCGGCCCCGGTCGCTCCGCGAACGGGCGGCACCGATCCACGCGCCGGGTGAGTGA
- a CDS encoding sodium:solute symporter, which yields MHWINWVIVAGYLSWVVGDGLRRARGATNIEAYFLANRSLPWWAVGLSVMATQLSAITLIGTTGQGATDGLKFVQFYFGLPIAMVILGVTLVPFLHGAKVYTAYEYLERRFDARTRSLTSLLFLLSRGMSAGAIISAPAVVLSAIFGWPLTWCVALIGVPTVVYTVLGGVQAVTWADVKQMFVIVAAVLAMVTVLVMRMPVPLDDAFAIAGAAGRMQVFDFSFSLTNQYTFWSGIIGGTFLMLSYFGTDQSQVQRYLTAKSVDEARSSLLMSAYWKIPLQAMILLLGVLVFLYYTFSPAPLYYNPAHQQAMAAASPGTLDSLTARYGAVTTARADAARAAAAARATGDAAATAAALDAYRAQEREAGAVRAVALAAAGKVTGQPTRDVNYIIPRFVIDHLPLGFAGVFLAAVLAAAMSSIAAELNSLSTATVVDFYQRRFKTDGDDAHYLAVSKWATALWGAFACVVATYAASLGSLIEVVNRFGSFFYGSILGVFLLAMIPRARALGAFVGLIAGMATVGLISWQVPSIAFLWHNVTGAVTVVTVGMLFSLMAPAPEPARAD from the coding sequence ATGCACTGGATCAACTGGGTCATCGTCGCGGGCTATCTCTCGTGGGTCGTCGGCGACGGCCTCCGGCGCGCGAGGGGCGCGACCAACATCGAGGCGTACTTCCTCGCCAATCGCTCGCTCCCTTGGTGGGCGGTCGGGCTCTCGGTGATGGCCACGCAGCTCTCGGCGATCACCCTCATCGGCACCACCGGTCAGGGCGCGACCGACGGGCTCAAGTTCGTCCAGTTCTACTTCGGCCTGCCGATCGCGATGGTGATCCTCGGGGTCACGCTCGTCCCGTTCCTGCACGGGGCCAAGGTCTACACCGCGTACGAGTACCTCGAACGCCGCTTCGACGCGCGCACGCGGTCGCTCACGAGCCTGCTCTTCCTGCTCTCCCGCGGCATGTCCGCCGGCGCGATCATCTCGGCCCCCGCCGTCGTGCTCTCGGCGATCTTCGGGTGGCCCCTCACGTGGTGCGTCGCGCTCATCGGCGTGCCGACGGTCGTCTACACGGTGCTCGGCGGCGTCCAGGCCGTCACCTGGGCCGACGTCAAGCAGATGTTCGTCATCGTCGCGGCGGTGCTCGCGATGGTCACCGTCCTCGTGATGCGCATGCCGGTGCCGCTGGACGACGCCTTCGCGATCGCCGGCGCGGCCGGGCGGATGCAGGTCTTCGACTTCTCGTTCTCGCTCACCAACCAGTACACCTTCTGGTCGGGGATCATCGGCGGGACGTTCCTCATGCTCTCGTACTTCGGCACGGACCAGAGCCAGGTCCAGCGCTATCTCACGGCGAAGTCGGTGGACGAGGCGCGCAGCTCGCTGCTCATGAGCGCGTACTGGAAGATCCCGCTCCAGGCGATGATCCTGCTGCTCGGTGTGCTGGTGTTCCTCTACTACACCTTCTCGCCCGCGCCGCTCTACTACAATCCGGCGCACCAGCAGGCGATGGCCGCCGCGTCGCCGGGCACGCTCGACTCGCTCACGGCGCGCTATGGCGCGGTGACGACGGCCCGTGCCGACGCGGCGCGCGCCGCCGCCGCGGCCCGTGCCACGGGTGACGCCGCCGCGACCGCGGCCGCGCTCGACGCGTACCGCGCGCAGGAGCGCGAGGCCGGCGCCGTCCGCGCCGTCGCGCTCGCCGCCGCCGGGAAGGTCACCGGGCAACCGACGCGCGACGTCAACTACATCATCCCGCGCTTCGTCATCGACCACCTGCCGCTGGGCTTCGCCGGCGTCTTCCTCGCCGCGGTCCTTGCGGCGGCGATGAGCTCGATCGCCGCCGAGCTGAACTCGCTCTCCACGGCGACGGTCGTCGACTTCTACCAGCGCCGGTTCAAGACCGACGGCGACGATGCGCACTACCTCGCCGTCTCCAAGTGGGCCACCGCGCTCTGGGGCGCCTTCGCCTGCGTCGTCGCGACGTACGCGGCGAGCCTCGGCTCGCTCATCGAGGTCGTGAACCGGTTCGGCTCGTTCTTCTATGGATCGATCCTCGGCGTCTTCCTCCTCGCGATGATCCCGCGCGCGCGCGCGCTCGGCGCCTTCGTCGGGCTCATCGCCGGCATGGCCACCGTGGGCCTGATCAGCTGGCAGGTGCCGAGCATCGCCTTCCTCTGGCACAACGTGACCGGCGCGGTCACGGTCGTGACCGTCGGGATGCTCTTCAGCCTCATGGCCCCCGCGCCGGAGCCCGCCCGCGCGGACTGA
- a CDS encoding (2Fe-2S)-binding protein codes for MQVTFTVNGTPRTVDVPSDMPLLWVLRDVLDLKGTKYGCGESLCGACTVHVNGEAQRACQIPASALGGRRVTTIEGLAANAAHPLQKAWEELDVPQCGYCQAGQIMQAADLLAKNPKPTDEDIDAAMYGNLCRCATYHRIRDGIHRAAAIAAANGNRE; via the coding sequence ATGCAGGTCACGTTCACGGTCAATGGCACCCCGCGGACGGTCGACGTCCCGTCCGACATGCCCCTCCTCTGGGTGCTGCGCGACGTCCTCGACCTGAAGGGCACCAAGTACGGGTGTGGCGAGTCGCTCTGCGGCGCCTGCACCGTCCACGTGAACGGCGAGGCGCAGCGCGCCTGTCAGATCCCCGCCAGCGCGCTCGGCGGCCGCCGCGTGACCACCATCGAAGGACTCGCCGCCAACGCCGCGCACCCGCTCCAGAAGGCATGGGAGGAGCTCGACGTCCCGCAGTGCGGCTACTGCCAGGCCGGCCAGATCATGCAGGCAGCCGACCTCCTCGCGAAGAACCCGAAGCCCACCGACGAGGACATCGACGCCGCGATGTACGGCAACCTCTGTCGATGCGCGACCTACCATCGCATCCGCGACGGCATCCATCGCGCCGCGGCCATCGCCGCGGCCAACGGCAACCGGGAGTGA
- a CDS encoding nucleotidyltransferase family protein, with protein MSDDAAHLEKVREARTDARVGAVLLAAGASRRMGRPKQLLAVDGEPMVRRAARRALDAGLAPVIVVLGHEAEAVRGALEGLDVRFTTSPDPTGPTSASLHAGLAALDDDVAATMVLLADMVHVTTPMLHALVASWRAAGTPLEVSRYGEVLAPPLLFPRALWPELLAWHGEGCGKAVVRAHLHEARVHQWPEPALRDIDTPEDYAALTR; from the coding sequence GTGAGTGACGACGCGGCGCACCTCGAGAAGGTGCGCGAGGCACGGACCGACGCGCGCGTGGGAGCGGTGCTGCTCGCCGCCGGTGCGTCGCGTCGCATGGGACGTCCCAAGCAGCTCCTCGCGGTGGACGGCGAGCCGATGGTCCGCCGCGCCGCCCGTCGGGCGCTCGACGCCGGCCTCGCCCCGGTGATCGTCGTGCTCGGACACGAGGCCGAGGCGGTGCGCGGTGCGCTGGAGGGGCTCGACGTGCGATTCACCACCAGTCCGGACCCCACCGGACCCACGAGCGCGTCACTCCACGCCGGGCTCGCGGCGCTCGACGACGACGTGGCGGCCACGATGGTGCTGCTCGCCGACATGGTGCATGTGACGACGCCGATGCTCCATGCACTCGTCGCATCGTGGCGCGCGGCGGGGACGCCGCTCGAGGTCTCGCGCTACGGCGAGGTGCTCGCGCCACCGCTGCTCTTCCCGCGCGCCCTCTGGCCCGAACTCCTCGCGTGGCACGGCGAGGGATGTGGCAAGGCGGTCGTGCGGGCGCACCTGCACGAGGCACGCGTGCACCAGTGGCCCGAACCCGCGCTGCGCGACATCGACACGCCCGAGGACTACGCGGCGCTCACCCGCTGA
- a CDS encoding xanthine dehydrogenase family protein molybdopterin-binding subunit: MTTEPRDTTAKGLDRRDFLRVSSVAGGGFLLGTLLDLTHPALLGATEGTGIVGAATAAAGEFTPNAFIRIASSGTITIISKNPEVGQGIRTMLPMLIAEELDVPWESITIELAMADEAKYGRQVAGGSTATPTNWEPLRRAGAAGRQMLIAAAAATWNVPAGECTTDVGVVHHRASNRRATYASLAEKAATMPVPAPASVPVKDPKDYKIIGKFTRGIDNRKIVTGQPLFGIDVQLPGMLHAVYEKAPVFGAKVASANVEQLKALPGVKHAFIVEGGTNLAGLLPGVAIVADTFWHARSARRRLRVTWADHPTAQQSSAAFSAKAAELLAAAPQQVVRNDGDCTAAIAGAAKTVTATYEYPFIAHAPLEPQNCTAHFANGKMEIWAPSQAPAGGRGLVAQALGIAAEDISIHMMRGGGGFGRRLNNDYMVEAAAIAKQVGVPVKLTWTREDDMQHDFYRPAGWHGLKGGVDAAGKLVAWENHFVTFGEGQGFAPAASIGPTEFPVAFIPNLRFGVSKMPLGVPTGFLRAPTSNAIAFVYQSFIDELALAAGKDPVQFRLDLLAQAATIPAVAGTPPAAVNAERMRGVLQLVAEKSGWGKRTLPKGSGMGVGMHYSHRGYFAEVAEVTVSRSGEVKVVKVWVAGDVGSQIINPSGAMAQVQGSVLDGLAEAFKQEITIEGGRTVQSNFDDFELLRITEAPPVEVHFHITDNPPTGMGEPALPPVIPAVTNAIFAATGKRVRSLPLSRHDLSWS, from the coding sequence ATGACGACCGAACCCCGCGACACCACGGCGAAGGGCCTCGACCGCCGCGACTTCCTCCGCGTCAGCTCCGTCGCCGGTGGCGGATTCCTGCTCGGCACCCTGCTCGACCTCACCCACCCTGCCCTGCTCGGCGCGACCGAGGGGACAGGGATCGTCGGAGCGGCGACGGCCGCGGCGGGCGAGTTCACGCCCAACGCGTTCATCCGCATCGCGTCGAGCGGCACGATCACCATCATCTCGAAGAACCCCGAGGTGGGTCAGGGCATCCGCACCATGCTGCCGATGCTCATCGCCGAGGAGCTCGACGTGCCGTGGGAGTCGATCACGATCGAACTCGCGATGGCCGACGAGGCGAAGTACGGGCGGCAGGTCGCCGGTGGCAGCACCGCGACGCCCACCAACTGGGAGCCGCTGCGCCGGGCGGGCGCCGCCGGGCGGCAGATGCTCATCGCGGCCGCGGCCGCGACCTGGAACGTGCCGGCGGGCGAGTGCACCACCGACGTGGGCGTCGTGCATCATCGCGCGTCGAACCGACGCGCGACGTATGCATCACTCGCGGAGAAGGCGGCGACCATGCCGGTGCCCGCGCCGGCGAGCGTGCCGGTGAAGGACCCCAAGGACTACAAGATCATCGGCAAGTTCACGCGCGGGATCGACAACCGGAAGATCGTCACCGGCCAGCCGCTGTTCGGCATCGACGTGCAGCTGCCGGGGATGCTGCACGCGGTCTACGAGAAGGCGCCGGTGTTCGGGGCGAAGGTCGCGAGCGCGAACGTCGAGCAGCTCAAGGCGCTCCCCGGCGTGAAGCACGCGTTCATCGTCGAGGGCGGGACCAACCTCGCGGGGCTCCTCCCCGGCGTCGCGATCGTCGCCGACACCTTCTGGCACGCGCGCTCGGCGCGCCGTCGCCTCCGCGTGACGTGGGCCGACCATCCCACCGCGCAGCAGTCCAGCGCGGCCTTCTCGGCCAAGGCCGCCGAGCTCCTCGCCGCGGCACCGCAGCAGGTCGTGCGCAACGACGGCGACTGCACCGCGGCGATCGCCGGCGCGGCGAAGACCGTCACCGCGACCTACGAGTACCCCTTCATCGCGCACGCGCCGCTCGAGCCGCAGAACTGCACGGCGCACTTCGCCAACGGCAAGATGGAGATCTGGGCGCCGTCGCAGGCGCCGGCCGGTGGACGCGGGCTCGTCGCCCAGGCGCTCGGCATCGCGGCCGAGGACATCAGCATCCACATGATGCGCGGGGGCGGCGGCTTCGGGCGCCGGCTCAACAACGATTACATGGTCGAGGCGGCGGCGATCGCCAAGCAGGTGGGTGTCCCCGTGAAGCTCACGTGGACGCGCGAGGACGACATGCAGCACGACTTCTATCGTCCGGCGGGCTGGCACGGCCTCAAGGGCGGCGTGGACGCCGCGGGCAAGCTCGTCGCGTGGGAGAACCACTTCGTCACGTTCGGCGAGGGGCAGGGCTTCGCGCCGGCAGCGAGCATCGGGCCGACCGAGTTCCCCGTCGCCTTCATCCCCAATCTCCGGTTCGGCGTCTCGAAGATGCCCCTCGGCGTGCCGACGGGATTCCTTCGCGCGCCGACGAGCAACGCCATCGCCTTCGTCTACCAGTCGTTCATCGACGAACTCGCGCTCGCGGCCGGGAAGGATCCCGTCCAGTTCCGGCTCGACCTGCTCGCCCAGGCGGCGACCATCCCGGCGGTCGCGGGCACGCCGCCGGCCGCGGTGAACGCCGAGCGCATGCGCGGTGTCCTGCAACTCGTCGCCGAGAAGTCGGGCTGGGGCAAGCGCACGCTGCCCAAGGGGAGCGGCATGGGCGTCGGGATGCACTACAGCCACCGCGGCTACTTCGCGGAGGTCGCGGAGGTGACGGTGAGCCGGAGCGGCGAGGTGAAGGTCGTGAAGGTCTGGGTCGCCGGCGACGTGGGGAGCCAGATCATCAACCCGAGCGGCGCGATGGCGCAGGTGCAAGGGTCGGTGCTCGACGGCCTCGCCGAGGCCTTCAAGCAGGAGATCACCATCGAGGGTGGCCGGACGGTGCAGAGCAACTTCGATGACTTCGAGCTGCTGCGCATCACCGAGGCGCCGCCGGTCGAGGTGCACTTCCACATCACGGACAACCCGCCGACCGGGATGGGCGAGCCGGCGCTGCCGCCGGTGATCCCCGCGGTCACCAATGCGATCTTCGCCGCGACGGGGAAGCGCGTGCGCTCGCTGCCGCTCTCGCGCCACGACCTCAGCTGGAGCTGA
- a CDS encoding DUF456 domain-containing protein codes for MLPIILLAVGALVSLPLTAVGLPGTWAFLAGVGIWKSVDPTASVSWTATLVGVALALVAEALEWMLATRYASKYGGSRRAGWGALLGGLVGAVVGVPIPVVGSIVGSFAGAFLGALAMEYTVHGEHELAGRVAWGALIGRVLAAGAKVGIGVVVAVIVVVSAL; via the coding sequence ATGCTCCCGATCATCCTCCTCGCCGTCGGTGCGCTGGTGTCGCTGCCGCTCACCGCGGTCGGGTTGCCCGGCACCTGGGCGTTCCTCGCCGGCGTCGGGATCTGGAAGTCGGTCGACCCCACCGCATCGGTCTCGTGGACCGCGACGCTCGTCGGCGTCGCCCTCGCGCTCGTCGCCGAGGCGCTCGAGTGGATGCTCGCCACGCGGTATGCGTCCAAGTACGGCGGGTCGCGGCGCGCAGGCTGGGGCGCGTTGCTCGGTGGACTCGTCGGCGCAGTCGTGGGCGTGCCGATCCCCGTGGTGGGATCGATCGTCGGGTCGTTCGCGGGGGCGTTCCTCGGCGCGCTCGCGATGGAGTACACCGTCCACGGCGAGCATGAGCTGGCAGGGCGCGTCGCGTGGGGGGCGTTGATCGGCCGTGTCCTCGCCGCCGGCGCGAAGGTCGGCATCGGCGTCGTCGTCGCGGTGATCGTGGTCGTCTCGGCGCTCTGA
- a CDS encoding PDZ domain-containing protein, protein MSRVTGRRAYPRGARPLPAAALVVALTAAVPSLAAQQRLPADTVKAAPAMTRPRTVAEDLQLFSQVFNQIRVNHPDSLDSHRLFLSAIQAMVQATDPHSYVIPAVRLSPGKEAELRAGKLHPVPVDFTMSGGAAVVARVAAGTQAARQDILPGDELLAIDGHPMRAESPTELEIELAGPRGTTVSLTLERRRPDGTYATLTRVVKRERFDGETAVPAALLLDATTGYIRITTFAAENVAADLRAAVDRLEKAGMRRLVLDLRDNGGGSVAEASAVAGEFLPERTIVYTSEGRRAAAVDTGRVRRSFFRGDRNYPIVVMIDAGTASASELVAGALQDHDRAVIHGQPSFGKSLMMQGFPLSDGSVIVLVIGQVRTPCGRAVQRQYRDLTSREYYRAARAERDTIGRPTCKSASGRTLYGGGGIYPDVRTPRPADPPSWVARAAELDLPIKWANTYVSSAGASLTTADALAAAGLPATAFASFRSLARESGLSIPDGADADALLQTRLMEVVAYVRFGNAGLYLVEARTDPAVQDAMQQFGRFSGRP, encoded by the coding sequence ATGAGCCGCGTCACCGGTCGCCGGGCGTACCCGCGGGGTGCGCGCCCGCTGCCTGCGGCGGCACTGGTCGTCGCGCTGACGGCCGCCGTCCCGTCGCTGGCCGCGCAGCAGCGCCTTCCGGCCGACACGGTGAAGGCGGCGCCGGCGATGACGCGGCCGCGCACCGTCGCCGAGGACCTGCAGCTCTTCTCGCAGGTCTTCAACCAGATCCGCGTCAACCATCCCGACTCGCTCGACTCGCATCGACTGTTCCTCTCCGCGATCCAGGCGATGGTGCAGGCCACCGACCCGCATTCGTACGTGATCCCGGCCGTCCGGCTCTCGCCGGGGAAGGAGGCGGAACTGCGCGCGGGGAAGCTCCATCCCGTGCCGGTCGACTTCACGATGTCGGGCGGTGCCGCGGTCGTCGCGCGCGTCGCGGCCGGGACGCAGGCGGCGCGGCAGGACATCCTGCCGGGTGACGAGCTCCTCGCGATCGACGGACATCCGATGCGCGCCGAGAGTCCCACCGAACTGGAGATCGAGCTCGCGGGGCCGCGCGGCACCACGGTCTCGCTCACGCTCGAACGTCGGCGCCCCGACGGGACGTACGCCACGCTCACTCGCGTGGTGAAGCGCGAACGGTTCGACGGGGAGACGGCGGTCCCCGCGGCGCTGTTGCTCGATGCGACCACGGGCTACATCCGCATCACGACCTTCGCGGCCGAGAACGTCGCGGCCGATCTCCGTGCGGCCGTGGACCGCCTCGAGAAGGCCGGGATGCGTCGACTGGTCCTTGACCTGCGCGACAACGGCGGTGGCAGCGTGGCCGAGGCGTCCGCGGTCGCGGGCGAGTTCCTTCCCGAACGGACCATCGTGTACACGTCGGAGGGACGTCGAGCGGCGGCCGTCGACACGGGGCGGGTCCGTCGATCGTTCTTCCGTGGCGACCGGAACTACCCGATCGTGGTGATGATCGACGCCGGCACGGCGAGCGCCTCCGAGCTCGTCGCCGGCGCGTTGCAGGACCATGATCGCGCGGTCATCCACGGGCAGCCGAGCTTCGGGAAGTCGCTCATGATGCAGGGCTTCCCGCTCTCGGATGGCTCCGTCATCGTGCTCGTGATCGGCCAGGTCCGGACGCCCTGCGGGCGCGCGGTGCAGCGGCAGTACCGGGACCTCACGAGCCGCGAGTACTATCGCGCGGCACGGGCGGAGCGCGACACGATCGGACGTCCGACGTGCAAGTCGGCGAGCGGACGGACGCTGTACGGCGGTGGGGGCATCTACCCCGACGTGCGCACGCCGCGTCCGGCGGACCCGCCGTCGTGGGTCGCGCGCGCCGCCGAGCTCGACCTGCCGATCAAATGGGCGAACACGTACGTCTCGTCGGCGGGCGCATCGCTCACGACCGCGGACGCGCTCGCCGCGGCCGGGCTCCCGGCCACGGCCTTCGCGTCGTTCCGCTCCCTCGCACGGGAGAGCGGCCTCAGCATCCCGGATGGTGCGGACGCGGACGCCCTGTTGCAGACGCGGCTGATGGAGGTGGTCGCGTACGTGCGATTCGGGAACGCGGGGCTCTATCTCGTGGAGGCGCGGACCGATCCCGCCGTGCAGGATGCGATGCAGCAGTTCGGGCGGTTCTCGGGTCGCCCCTGA